A DNA window from Fibrobacter succinogenes contains the following coding sequences:
- a CDS encoding caspase family protein, giving the protein MFMISNKTFGVLSGLSFALFFVLLLLASNANAATESGRINRYVVAVSANNGGKGRPMLRYAESDARSFAKVLKEMGGVLPQNVILVKEPSVNALQKELSKLDAKILQDKASNGRDEVLVYYSGHADEKGLRLGEETYAWKDLRNRIDALSADVKIAVIDACGSGAITRVKGGKAVPAFMVDQSSDMKGYAFITSSTQDESSQESDKLKGSFFTHSLVSGLRGAGDLSSDGKVTLSEAYQFAFNETLQKTETTLGGAQHPSRDMNLAGTGDVVMTDLRATSAGLDLDESVYGRLYIRDNAGELVAELNKKQGHAMSLGLPAGNYTVNLQQNMDYMGATVVLSNGKREKLSIGNFKSVMAEQTVFRGEIGGNRSCPGGDTIACSLDSLDHNGKFRTTFNFVNTDSDPRKGLQLGLFVARTKDYMLGTQVSLIANIAQKEMHGLQATTIVNLAKDHFEGAQLSSVANYAGSFDGAQVSSAVNVAKEKSSGAQIGIVNVAVDTLDGLQVSAGVNYAKTTDLQVTAGVNVAQTTKTQVVAGVNYATKSSVQVAAGVNATHVNELLQVGVVNYATNEKGRQWGIVNICAHCEKSPIGIINIVGNGVWSATPYINEMGALGGSLHLGTAYFYTNIEWAAFFKKGHIFKEFEKFYEHGVGVGTQFGKYGSHWELEYTFFNVYDKFGVDEGDCKFGYHHRGRVGYVYQVVPGFGLSVGGTLNLTSEGYLNKLFLKPLGDYHDDVSYKSHKGRWWPGFYAGLTFGRF; this is encoded by the coding sequence GCGTATTAACCGTTATGTGGTTGCGGTGAGTGCAAATAATGGTGGTAAGGGTCGCCCGATGTTGCGTTATGCAGAAAGTGATGCTCGCTCTTTTGCAAAAGTGCTCAAGGAAATGGGTGGCGTGTTGCCGCAGAATGTGATTCTTGTGAAGGAACCGTCTGTTAATGCTTTGCAGAAGGAACTTTCTAAACTGGATGCAAAGATTTTGCAAGACAAGGCGTCTAACGGCCGCGACGAAGTGCTTGTTTATTACAGCGGCCATGCCGATGAAAAGGGCCTCCGCTTGGGCGAAGAAACTTATGCTTGGAAGGATTTGCGTAATCGCATTGACGCACTCTCGGCGGATGTGAAAATTGCAGTGATTGATGCTTGTGGTTCTGGCGCGATTACCCGCGTGAAGGGCGGTAAGGCGGTGCCTGCGTTCATGGTGGACCAGAGCAGTGACATGAAGGGTTATGCATTCATTACAAGCAGCACGCAAGATGAATCAAGCCAGGAAAGCGATAAACTCAAGGGATCGTTCTTTACACATTCCCTCGTGAGTGGGCTCCGTGGTGCTGGTGACTTGAGTAGCGATGGCAAGGTAACTTTGTCTGAAGCATACCAGTTTGCATTTAACGAAACGCTCCAGAAAACGGAAACAACGCTGGGCGGCGCACAGCATCCGAGCCGCGACATGAATCTTGCCGGTACGGGTGACGTGGTGATGACCGATTTGCGTGCAACAAGTGCCGGGCTTGACTTGGATGAAAGTGTATATGGACGCCTGTACATTCGCGATAATGCTGGTGAACTCGTGGCTGAACTCAACAAAAAACAAGGACATGCTATGAGCCTTGGGCTCCCTGCAGGGAATTACACGGTGAACCTGCAGCAGAATATGGATTACATGGGAGCTACGGTTGTGCTTTCGAACGGCAAACGCGAAAAGCTTTCCATTGGCAATTTCAAGAGTGTTATGGCCGAACAGACGGTGTTCCGTGGCGAAATTGGCGGCAATAGAAGTTGTCCAGGCGGCGATACGATTGCTTGCTCGCTTGATTCCCTGGATCATAACGGTAAGTTCCGTACGACGTTTAACTTCGTGAATACGGATAGCGATCCGCGTAAGGGCTTGCAGTTGGGCTTGTTCGTCGCTCGTACGAAGGATTACATGTTGGGTACGCAAGTGAGCTTGATTGCTAACATTGCCCAAAAAGAAATGCATGGCTTGCAGGCAACGACGATTGTGAATTTGGCTAAGGATCATTTTGAAGGCGCTCAACTTTCCTCTGTGGCAAACTATGCAGGCTCGTTTGATGGTGCGCAAGTGAGCTCGGCTGTGAACGTTGCGAAGGAAAAGTCTTCGGGGGCGCAGATTGGTATCGTGAACGTGGCGGTTGACACGCTTGATGGTTTGCAGGTCTCTGCGGGTGTCAACTATGCGAAAACTACGGATTTGCAAGTGACGGCTGGCGTGAATGTTGCTCAAACAACAAAAACGCAGGTGGTTGCAGGTGTCAACTATGCGACTAAATCTAGTGTTCAGGTGGCTGCTGGTGTGAACGCGACTCATGTCAACGAACTTTTGCAGGTAGGCGTTGTCAACTATGCTACGAATGAAAAGGGCCGCCAGTGGGGTATTGTCAATATCTGTGCGCATTGCGAAAAGTCCCCGATCGGCATCATTAACATTGTCGGAAACGGCGTGTGGAGTGCGACTCCCTACATCAACGAAATGGGGGCGCTCGGTGGATCCCTTCATTTGGGTACGGCTTATTTCTATACCAACATTGAATGGGCGGCATTCTTCAAGAAAGGCCACATCTTTAAGGAATTCGAAAAGTTCTATGAACACGGTGTGGGTGTTGGCACCCAGTTCGGAAAGTACGGTAGCCATTGGGAATTGGAATACACCTTCTTCAACGTTTACGATAAATTTGGCGTGGATGAAGGCGATTGTAAGTTTGGATACCACCATCGCGGTCGCGTAGGCTATGTTTATCAGGTTGTTCCGGGCTTTGGTCTCTCGGTGGGCGGTACGCTGAACTTGACGAGTGAAGGCTATTTGAACAAGCTTTTCCTCAAGCCGCTGGGCGATTACCACGATGACGTGAGCTACAAGAGCCATAAAGGCCGCTGGTGGCCAGGATTCTACGCTGGGCTTACCTTCGGTAGATTCTAA